In a genomic window of Rhododendron vialii isolate Sample 1 chromosome 12a, ASM3025357v1:
- the LOC131311782 gene encoding protein TIFY 9-like isoform X1: protein MATGSAAAVELDFFQMEKETTSTKPTPKKLFHRRTSFRDIQSVISKLNPELLKAVIATGSVDQTSLPSKTSSFSVPSTPKHDGNPFPSLPVYTPAFWSNSCGNSESSTPETAPLTIFYNGTVTVFNVHRHNAENILKLAEGGVSKIFEGGDGRQLLETLHGDLPIARRKSLQRFLEKRKERLTLVSPCGNPREHGISGKNT, encoded by the exons ATGGCAACAGGATCAGCAGCAGCTGTAGAACTCGATTTCTTTCAAATGGAGAAGGAAACCACCTCCACCAAACCAACGCCCAAAAAACTCTTCCATCGCCGTACAAGCTTCCGAG ATATTCAGAGTGTGATTTCGAAGTTGAACCCTGAGCTTCTCAAGGCTGTGATAGCAACTGGCTCCGTCGATCAGACCTCTCTCCCGTCGAAAACCTCGTCGTTTTCGGTCCCCTCAACCCCCAAGCACGACGGGAATCCGTTTCCCTCTTTGCCTGTCTACACTCCAGCCTTTTG GAGCAATAGTTGTGGAAATTCTGAAAGCAGTACCCCTGAAACAGCTCCACTGACGATCTTCTACAACGGAACCGTTACCGTCTTCAATGTCCATCGCCACAAT GCAGAGAATATATTGAAACTTGCTGAGGGAGGAGTCTCCAAAATTTTTGAGGGAGGAGATGGACGCCAACTACTGGAAACCCTTCACGGAG ATCTCCCAATCGCCCGTAGAAAGTCGCTACAGAGGTTTCTGGAGAAGCGTAAAGAGAG GCTTACTCTAGTTTCGCCTTGCGGTAATCCGAGGGAGCATGGAATTTCTGGGAAGAATACTTAA
- the LOC131311782 gene encoding protein TIFY 9-like isoform X2, protein MATGSAAAVELDFFQMEKETTSTKPTPKKLFHRRTSFRDIQSVISKLNPELLKAVIATGSVDQTSLPSKTSSFSVPSTPKHDGNPFPSLPVYTPAFCCGNSESSTPETAPLTIFYNGTVTVFNVHRHNAENILKLAEGGVSKIFEGGDGRQLLETLHGDLPIARRKSLQRFLEKRKERLTLVSPCGNPREHGISGKNT, encoded by the exons ATGGCAACAGGATCAGCAGCAGCTGTAGAACTCGATTTCTTTCAAATGGAGAAGGAAACCACCTCCACCAAACCAACGCCCAAAAAACTCTTCCATCGCCGTACAAGCTTCCGAG ATATTCAGAGTGTGATTTCGAAGTTGAACCCTGAGCTTCTCAAGGCTGTGATAGCAACTGGCTCCGTCGATCAGACCTCTCTCCCGTCGAAAACCTCGTCGTTTTCGGTCCCCTCAACCCCCAAGCACGACGGGAATCCGTTTCCCTCTTTGCCTGTCTACACTCCAGCCTTTTG TTGTGGAAATTCTGAAAGCAGTACCCCTGAAACAGCTCCACTGACGATCTTCTACAACGGAACCGTTACCGTCTTCAATGTCCATCGCCACAAT GCAGAGAATATATTGAAACTTGCTGAGGGAGGAGTCTCCAAAATTTTTGAGGGAGGAGATGGACGCCAACTACTGGAAACCCTTCACGGAG ATCTCCCAATCGCCCGTAGAAAGTCGCTACAGAGGTTTCTGGAGAAGCGTAAAGAGAG GCTTACTCTAGTTTCGCCTTGCGGTAATCCGAGGGAGCATGGAATTTCTGGGAAGAATACTTAA
- the LOC131311782 gene encoding protein TIFY 9-like isoform X3: MATGSAAAVELDFFQMEKETTSTKPTPKKLFHRRTSFRDIQSVISKLNPELLKAVIATGSVDQTSLPSKTSSFSVPSTPKHDGNPFPSLPVYTPAFWSNSCGNSESSTPETAPLTIFYNGTVTVFNVHRHNAENILKLAEGGVSKIFEGGDGRQLLETLHGGLL; the protein is encoded by the exons ATGGCAACAGGATCAGCAGCAGCTGTAGAACTCGATTTCTTTCAAATGGAGAAGGAAACCACCTCCACCAAACCAACGCCCAAAAAACTCTTCCATCGCCGTACAAGCTTCCGAG ATATTCAGAGTGTGATTTCGAAGTTGAACCCTGAGCTTCTCAAGGCTGTGATAGCAACTGGCTCCGTCGATCAGACCTCTCTCCCGTCGAAAACCTCGTCGTTTTCGGTCCCCTCAACCCCCAAGCACGACGGGAATCCGTTTCCCTCTTTGCCTGTCTACACTCCAGCCTTTTG GAGCAATAGTTGTGGAAATTCTGAAAGCAGTACCCCTGAAACAGCTCCACTGACGATCTTCTACAACGGAACCGTTACCGTCTTCAATGTCCATCGCCACAAT GCAGAGAATATATTGAAACTTGCTGAGGGAGGAGTCTCCAAAATTTTTGAGGGAGGAGATGGACGCCAACTACTGGAAACCCTTCACGGAG GCTTACTCTAG
- the LOC131311717 gene encoding protein CYSTEINE-RICH TRANSMEMBRANE MODULE 13-like isoform X1, whose product MSQVYHTSHQGPGHPPGYGPGPPQPPGDYPSALPQFGGYPPAPRPPGPPSYQGYFNDYPPQPQYAHHHYHQQDASCPSFLRGCLAALCCCCMLEECCGFYAEK is encoded by the exons ATGAGTCAAGTTTACCACACGAGCCATCAAGGCCCCGGCCATCCACCAG GGTACGGGCCAGGTCCGCCGCAGCCGCCGGGTGACTACCCTTCGGCTCTACCACAATTCGGAGGGTACCCTCCGGCGCCGCGGCCTCCTGGTCCACCTAGCTATCAAGGTTACTTTAACGACTACCCACCACAGCCTCAGTACGCGCATCACCACTATCACCAACAAGACGCTTCATGTCCTTCATTCCTCAGAGGCTG TTTGGCTGCTCTTTGTTGCTGTTGTATGCTGGAGGAGTGCTGCGGCTTCTACGCTGAGAAATAG
- the LOC131311717 gene encoding uncharacterized protein LOC131311717 isoform X2: MSQVYHTSHQGPGHPPGYGPGPPQPPGDYPSALPQFGGYPPAPRPPGPPSYQGYFNDYPPQPQYAHHHYHQQDASCPSFLRGWPLF, from the exons ATGAGTCAAGTTTACCACACGAGCCATCAAGGCCCCGGCCATCCACCAG GGTACGGGCCAGGTCCGCCGCAGCCGCCGGGTGACTACCCTTCGGCTCTACCACAATTCGGAGGGTACCCTCCGGCGCCGCGGCCTCCTGGTCCACCTAGCTATCAAGGTTACTTTAACGACTACCCACCACAGCCTCAGTACGCGCATCACCACTATCACCAACAAGACGCTTCATGTCCTTCATTCCTCAGAGGCTG GCCTCTTTTTTGA